AGCCCGGCTTCCCGGGGATCGAGAAGGCCCAGCTCATTCAGTTCGAGATGGATCCCGGGGCAGCCGTGAAGGACATCAAGGTGGGGTCCACCGAGATCCTCTGGGTGACAAAGGGCGTCTTCACCTACAAGTACGGGGACAAGGTCGCGGAGAAGAAGACGGGTGAGAGCTGGCTCCATCAGGAGGGGATCGTGCTCGACGTGTCCAACAAGGGCAAGGGCGTCGCCACCCTGCGGGGCATTCAGTTCCTCAAGAAGAAGTAGCGATGAGCTATCCGGGTTTCGAAGACGCGTTGCGGCGGGTCATCACCGGGGACGACGCGAAGGGGCAGTCGGTCATCATCGTCGACGGTCCGCCCTCCGCCGTGATGGCCGAGGCCGGGCTCGGCGGCCTGTTCGAGATCTGGGCCGACGCCGCCTCGGGGCCCCTGGATCCGCGCGAGGGCGCGGACCGGGGGCCGAAAGGGGCGCCGGTCCTGTCGCCGGCACGCGGGGAGGTGAAGGTGCGCTGGTTCATCGTCGAGCCGCCGCCGCCCGGCGCGCCGAAGGCGGCCCTGGACGCGGCCGCCAAGGCGGCCTTCGCGCGCATGGGCGCGGCCGCCCACGTGCAGGACCAGACGCGGCATCACGCGATGCACGAGACGCACACCCTCGACGTCATCTGCCTCCTGAAGGGGGATGCGTCGCTGATCCTCGAGAGCGGCGAGACGCGGCTGAGACCCGGCCAGATCGTGATCCAGCGCGGCACCAGCCACGCCTGGGCGGCCCATGGTGGACCGGCGCTGTTCCTCGCCGTGCTCATCGATCGCCCGATCACGCCGCGGATTTGACCGGCACCGGCGCCTCCAGCTTCAGCTCGCGCTCTCGGCCGCATCCGCCGCTTGACCGGGCCTCCGTCGCCGAAGCGATATCGCTCCCGGCGGAACCGGCACCCCGAGCGGTCCTGGTCGCCGTTCAGCCGGCGGGCCCGCGCCCGCAGGGGATGCCAAACCACGCGGAGGAGGACCCGGAGCGCGCCACGTCCCTCGCCGACACAGGGAGGCCACACGTGCCGCTCCGCCACTGGGGGCTCACCCTGCCGTGGCGGTTGCGCGACCGCCTGGCGGGGGACCATGCGG
The sequence above is a segment of the Candidatus Rokuibacteriota bacterium genome. Coding sequences within it:
- a CDS encoding cupin domain-containing protein, producing the protein MSYPGFEDALRRVITGDDAKGQSVIIVDGPPSAVMAEAGLGGLFEIWADAASGPLDPREGADRGPKGAPVLSPARGEVKVRWFIVEPPPPGAPKAALDAAAKAAFARMGAAAHVQDQTRHHAMHETHTLDVICLLKGDASLILESGETRLRPGQIVIQRGTSHAWAAHGGPALFLAVLIDRPITPRI